Proteins co-encoded in one Papaver somniferum cultivar HN1 chromosome 5, ASM357369v1, whole genome shotgun sequence genomic window:
- the LOC113284201 gene encoding uncharacterized protein LOC113284201 — protein MMLEDQRRGGGGGGAPHGILLMVVVGLVIILPMILGDGEAITEAISDMLSPIGLLLIPIVLLLIIQFLSSSDRGSFVSSIAVGEPDSIHRLSGSPVGVALFLGLVLFLLYNRFSLFGSDDDE, from the coding sequence ATGATGTTAGAAGATCAAAGAagaggaggtggaggtggaggagcACCACATGGAATACTACTAATGGTAGTCGTAGGGTTAGTGATTATATTACCGATGATATTAGGAGATGGAGAAGCAATTACTGAAGCAATATCAGATATGTTAAGTCCAATTGGTTTACTTCTTATTCCGATTGTTCTTCTTTTGATTATTCAGTTTCTATCTTCATCGGATCGTGGTTCGTTTGTGTCATCTATAGCTGTTGGTGAACCTGATTCTATTCATCGTCTTAGTGGATCTCCGGTTGGTGTTGCTCTTTTTCTTGGTCTTGTACTCTTTCTTTTGTACAATCGTTTCTCTTTATTTGGTTCTGACGACGACGAATGA